A window of Fragaria vesca subsp. vesca linkage group LG7, FraVesHawaii_1.0, whole genome shotgun sequence contains these coding sequences:
- the LOC101302397 gene encoding LOW QUALITY PROTEIN: pumilio homolog 1-like (The sequence of the model RefSeq protein was modified relative to this genomic sequence to represent the inferred complete CDS: inserted 2 bases in 1 codon), with amino-acid sequence MVTDTYSKMMSEMSMRSMLKNNGGDYSEDLSLLIRQQRQEVSDREKELNPYRSGSAPPTVEGSLNAVGGLVDDVNTEEELRSDPAYHKFYYANVNLNPRLPPPMRSKEEWRFAQRGGGGGGSGVGGIGDRRKGGRGGGEGSXFFSVQPENGAAARNGEWGGDGLIGLPGLGLGSRQKSIAEILQDDIQNTSGSRHPSRPASRNAFDDGVETSDTQYAQMHRDLAALDALRSGGNKQGLSAAQNFGSSGSHTYASALGGSLSRSTTPDPQLVSRAPSPRIPTVGGGRASSTDKNNVSGQNTYNGITANVNESADLVAALSGMNLSKNGRMHEENLAHSQIQGDNHFDMQGDRNHIKQNSYMNKAVSSANSYLRGPSLPALNGRGSSVSHYQNVDNMNSSYANYGLAGYPVSPSSPSMMGSPLGNGNLPPLFENAAAASAMSGLDSGAFGGGMSLGPNLLAAAAELQSMGRGGNHTAGGALQMPLMDPLYMQYLRSNEYAAAAQLASLHDPTADREGMYMDLLGLQKAYLGQLLSPQKSQFGAPYMGKSGSLNHGYYGNPAFGLGMSYSGNPLLPNSPVGPGSPVRHSDRNIRFSSGMRNMSGGLMGAWHSETGGNFDDSFASSLLDEFKSNKTKCFELSEISGHVVEFSADQYGSRFIQQKLETATTEEKNMVFDEIMPQALSLMTDVFGNYVIQKFFEHGSAAQIRELADQLTGHVLTLSLQMYGCRVIQKAIEVVDLDQQTQMVTELDGHIMRCVRDQNGNHVIQKCIECIPEDAIQFVVSTFYDQVVTLSTHPYGCRVIQRILEHCHDPNTQQIMMDEILHAVCTLAQDQYGNYVVQHVLEHGKPDERSDIIRKLTGQIVQMSQQKFASNVIEKCLTFGTLAERQALVTEMLGTTDENEPLQAMMKDQFANYVVQKVLETCDDQQLELILNRIKVHLNALKKYTYGKHIVARVEKLVAAGEKRISILTPQCPPATATATA; translated from the exons ATGGTTACTGATACGTATTCGAAGATGATGTCCGAGATGTCAATGCGATCCATGCTCAAGAACAACGGCGGCGATTACAGTGAAGATTTGAGTCTGTTGATTCGTCAGCAGAGGCAAGAAGTGAGTGACAGAGAGAAGGAGCTCAATCCATATCGAAGTGGGTCGGCCCCACCAACCGTTGAAGGGTCCCTGAACGCCGTCGGCGGCCTTGTAGACGACGTTAACACCGAGGAGGAGCTCCGGTCTGATCCGGCTTATCATAAGTTTTACTATGCAAATGTCAATCTCAATCCGCGGCTGCCGCCGCCGATGAGGTCCAAGGAGGAGTGGCGGTTTGCGCAGCGGGGCGGCGGCGGAGGAGGGTCTGGGGTTGGAGGCATTGGGGATAGGAGGAAAGGCGGGAGGGGTGGTGGTGAAGGTTC CTTTTTTTCGGTGCAGCCGGAGAATGGGGCGGCGGCAAGGAATGGAGAGTGGGGAGGAGATGGGCTGATTGGGTTGCCCGGGTTGGGGCTTGGGAGTAGGCAGAAGAGTATTGCGGAGATTCTTCAG GATGATATACAGAATACAAGTGGCTCAAGGCACCCTTCTCGCCCAGCTAGCCGGAATGCGTTTGATGATGGTGTTGAAACTTCAGACACCCAGTATGCTCAGATGCATCGTGATCTGGCAGCTTTAGATGCTTTGCGCTCTGGTGGAAATAAGCAGGGTTTGTCTGCTGCCCAGAACTTCGGTTCCTCGGGTTCTCATACTTATGCTTCTGCTCTAGGTGGTTCACTGTCAAGAAGCACCACACCAGATCCTCAGCTTGTATCTAGGGCTCCTAGTCCTCGGATTCCAACTGTTGGAGGAGGAAGAGCTTCTTCCACTGATAAAAATAATGTCAGTGGTCAAAATACGTATAATGGCATCACAGCCAATGTGAATGAGTCTGCAGATCTGGTTGCTGCATTATCTGGTATGAACCTGTCAAAGAACGGCAGGATGCATGAAGAGAATCTTGCACATTCACAGATTCAAGGTGATAACCACTTTGATATGCAAGGGGATCGGAACCATATCAAACAAAATTCATATATGAACAAG GCTGTATCATCTGCTAACTCATACTTGAGAGGACCCTCTTTACCAGCTCTTAATGGCAGAGGAAGCTCAGTCTCTCATTATCAGAATGTAGACAATATGAATTCCTCATATGCGAACTATGGGTTGGCTGGGTATCCTGTTAGTCCATCGTCACCCTCTATGATGGGGAGCCCACTGGGTAATGGTAATTTACCACCCTTGTTTGAAAATGCTGCTGCTGCCTCTGCAATGAGTGGCTTGGACTCTGGAGCTTTTGGAGGAGGTATGTCTCTGGGACCAAATTTGTTGGCTGCAGCTGCTGAGTTGCAGAGTATGGGCAGGGGTGGAAATCACACTGCCGGGGGCGCTCTTCAGATGCCCCTGATGGATCCTTTGTATATGCAGTATCTAAGATCAAATGAGTATGCTGCTGCTGCACAGCTTGCATCCCTTCATGACCCCACAGCAGACAGAGAAGGCATGTATATGGACTTGCTGGGGCTGCAGAAAGCTTATCTGGGACAATTGCTTTCGCCTCAAAAGTCACAGTTTGGTGCTCCCTACATGGGTAAATCTGGTAGCTTGAATCATGGTTATTATGGAAATCCAGCATTTGGGCTCGGCATGTCTTATTCTGGAAACCCCCTTCTCCCAAACTCTCCCGTGGGACCAGGTAGTCCTGTTAGGCATAGTGACAGGAACATACGTTTTTCTTCGGGGATGAGGAACATGAGTGGAGGTCTCATGGGAGCTTGGCACTCAGAAACTGGTGGAAACTTCGATGATAGTTTTGCATCCTCTTTGCTGGATGAGTTCAAGAGCAATAAGACTAAATGTTTTGAACTTTCAGAAATTTCTGGCCATGTTGTTGAGTTCAG TGCGGACCAGTATGGGAGTCGGTTCATTCAACAGAAGCTTGAAACTGCCACAACCGAAGAAAAGAACATGGTTTTTGATGAAATTATGCCCCAAGCCCTCTCTTTGATGACCGATGTGTTCGGTAATTATGTGATTCAGAAG TTTTTCGAGCATGGTTCTGCAGCACAAATTAGAGAACTCGCTGATCAGCTCACTGGGCATGTGCTGACCCTAAGCCTTCAAATGTATGGCTGTCGAGTGATCCAGAAG GCTATAGAAGTTGTTGATCTGGACCAGCAGACTCAAATGGTCACAGAACTGGATGGACACATTATGCGTTGTGTTCGTGATCAGAATGGGAACCATGTCATCCAGAAGTGTATTGAATGTATACCTGAAGATGCTATCCAGTTTGTTGTTTCAACCTTTTATGATCAGGTTGTGACACTGTCAACTCATCCATATGGTTGTCGTGTCATACAG AGAATTTTGGAGCACTGCCATGATCCCAACACACAGCAGATAATGATGGATGAGATTCTGCATGCTGTTTGCACTTTGGCACAAGATCAGTATGGAAATTATGTTGTACAG CATGTGCTGGAGCATGGAAAGCCAGATGAGCGCTCAGATATAATTAGGAAGCTAACTGGGCAGATTGTTCAAATGAGCCAGCAGAAATTTGCCTCCAATGTTATAGAAAAGTGTTTAACTTTTGGAACTCTTGCTGAGCGCCAGGCCCTTGTCACTGAGATGCTTGGTACCACTGATGAAAACGAACCCCTTCAG GCAATGATGAAGGACCAGTTCGCAAATTATGTTGTACAAAAAGTTTTGGAAACTTGTGATGACCAGCAACTTGAGCTAATCCTTAACCGTATTAAGGTTCATCTGAATGCTCTGAAGAAGTATACTTATGGGAAGCATATAGTTGCACGTGTAGAGAAACTTGTTGCTGCTGGAG AAAAGAGGATTAGCATCCTGACTCCACAATGTCCACCTGCTACTGCTACTGCTACTGCTTAG